In one Balaenoptera musculus isolate JJ_BM4_2016_0621 chromosome 2, mBalMus1.pri.v3, whole genome shotgun sequence genomic region, the following are encoded:
- the SENP8 gene encoding sentrin-specific protease 8 isoform X2 produces the protein MRLQRGPGLSPSGREPCLGSCERSIRQTPLAWSLHCPRPTLDTSITLMENRARGVEDPPAWPAGDMEKAAEDTECWTSILHSRCHSPLLQKSLLHGRQTPPGSLQLTQNLPLALDTDLPTHQGPGFKH, from the exons ATGAGGCTGCAGCGCGGGCCTGGCCTTTCCCCAAGCGGAAGAGAGCCTTGTCTCGGATCCTGTGAGAGAA GTATCAGACAGACCCCCTTGGCCTGGTCCCTGCACTGTCCCAGGCCCACCTTGGACACCTCCATTACACTCATGGAGAACAGAGCCCGTGGAGTGGAGGACCCTCCTGCATGGCCTGCAGGTGACATG GAAAAAGCAGCTGAGGACACAGAATGCTGGACCTCTATTCTTCACAGCCGCTGCCACAGTCCCCTGCTGCAG AAGAGCCTGCTGCACGGCCGCCAGACGCCACCTGGGAGCTTGCAGTTGACTCAGAACCTTCCCCTCGCTCTGGACACTGACCTCCCCACACACCAAGGCCCCGGCTTTAAACACTAA
- the GRAMD2A gene encoding LOW QUALITY PROTEIN: GRAM domain-containing protein 2A (The sequence of the model RefSeq protein was modified relative to this genomic sequence to represent the inferred CDS: inserted 1 base in 1 codon) yields MDLWFAGCGRDAPGLRSVSVQQMHGKTASLKSTEKLGRVQRPRGSSLHWPEGLKGEDIKKCGREGTLLRKYNQQYHKLFKDIPLEEVVLKVCSCALQRDLLLQGRLYISPNWLCFHASLFGKDIKVVIPVVSVQMIKKHKMARLLPNGLAITTNTSQKYVFVSLLSRDSVYDMLRRVCTHLQPSSKKSLSAREFLEEPECESPEVLIPEMKWRKVCPASRSLSLPDNIPCIPRASMDSTDDFFPSRKPLGSGKARARAASENTGGGVGWGPAFCPRKMPNAXPVAENADCEEEKLEEEPKSNRELRLWDHGLLKVFFVLICFLVMSSSYLAFRISRLEQQLCSLNWGSSVPGHR; encoded by the exons TGTTCAACAGATGCACGGAAAGACGGCTTCTTTGAAGAGCACGGAGAAACTGGGCAGGGTCCAGAGACCCCGAGGCTCCAG TCTGCACTGGCCAGAAGGCTTGAAGGGCGAAGACATAAAGAAGTGCGGCCGAGAAGGG ACGCTACTGAGAAAATACAACCAGCAGTATCACAAGCTGTTTAAGGACATCCCCTTGGAGGAGGTGGTTCTCAAAG TGTGCTCCTGCGCCCTCCAGAGGGACCTCCTTCTCCAGGGCCGGCTCTACATCTCCCCCAACTGGCTCTGCTTCCATGCCAGCCTCTTTGGCAAGGATATCAAG GTGGTCATTCCCGTGGTGTCTGTGCAAATGATCAAAAAACACAAGATGGCGCGGCTCCTTCCCAATGGCCTGGCCATCACCACCAACACCAGCCAGAAG TATGTCTTTGTGTCACTGCTCTCCCGGGACAGTGTATATGACATGCTGAGGAGGGTCTGCACCCACCTACAG ccTTCCAGCAAGAAGAGTCTGAGTGCAAGAGAATTTCTAGAGGAACCTGAGTGCGAGTCTCCG GAAGTCCTCATCCCTGAGATGAAGTGGAGAAAAGTGTGCCCTGCCTCCAGGTCCCTGTCCCTCCCAGACAACATCCCTTGTATCCCTCGGGCATCCATGGACTCCACGGATGACTTCttcccctccaggaagcctctggGGTCTG GGAAAGCCAGAGCCCGAGCGGCTTCAGAGAATACGGGTGGGGGAGTGGGCTGGGGTCCTGCCTTCTGCCCCAGGAAGATGCCTAACG ATCCTGTTGCAGAGAATGCAGACTGTGAGgaggagaagctggaggaggagccCAAGAGCAacagggagctgaggctctgggatCACGGGCTCCTGAAGGTCTTCTTCGTGCT GATCTGCTTCTTGGTCATGTCTTCGTCGTACCTGGCGTTCCGCATCTCCCGGCTAGAACAGCAGTTATGCTCCCTGAATTGGGGCAGCTCAGTCCCTGGGCACAGGTga